A single region of the Acinetobacter sp. WCHA45 genome encodes:
- the yidD gene encoding membrane protein insertion efficiency factor YidD gives MVRLLHWLIRCYQIAISPLLGPRCRYIPTCSQYAIEALQTHGAVKGVWLSTKRICRCHPWGGSGYDPVPRKALRFISFHQIDSQMYHVAVPFRDRLFKQNLSNHLG, from the coding sequence ATGGTACGATTACTACATTGGTTGATAAGATGTTACCAGATTGCTATTAGTCCATTATTGGGTCCTCGTTGTCGCTATATTCCTACTTGCTCGCAATATGCGATTGAAGCATTGCAAACACATGGTGCGGTCAAAGGTGTCTGGTTATCGACTAAACGAATTTGCCGTTGTCATCCTTGGGGTGGTTCAGGCTATGATCCCGTACCGCGCAAGGCACTTCGTTTTATTTCGTTTCATCAAATAGATTCTCAAATGTATCACGTTGCTGTACCCTTTCGTGATCGTTTATTCAAGCAAAATCTCTCTAACCATTTGGGATAA